A genomic stretch from Ovis canadensis isolate MfBH-ARS-UI-01 breed Bighorn chromosome 5, ARS-UI_OviCan_v2, whole genome shotgun sequence includes:
- the RFX1 gene encoding MHC class II regulatory factor RFX1 isoform X3 has translation MRASETVSEASPGSTASQTGVPTQVVQQVQGTQQRLLVQTSVQAKPGHVSPLQLTNIPVPQQALPTQRLVVQSTAPGGKGGQVSLTVHGTQQVHSPPERSPVQANSSSSKTAGAPTGTVPQQLQVHGVQQSVPVTQERSVVQATPQVPKAGPVQQLTVQGLQPVHVAQEVQQLQQVPVPHVYPSQVQYVEGGDASYTASAIRSSTYSYPETPLYPQTAGTSYYEAAGTAAQVSTPATSQAVASSGSVPMYVSGSQVVASSTSSGSGASSSSGGSSGGGSGSGGGGGGGGGGGGGGGGGGGGAGTYVIQGGYMLGGASQSYSHTTRASPATVQWLLDNYETAEGVSLPRSTLYCHYLLHCQEQKLEPVNAASFGKLIRSVFMGLRTRRLGTRGNSKYHYYGLRIKASSPLLRLMEDQQHMAMRGQPFSQKQRLKPIQKMEGMTNGVAVGPQQATGLSDISSQVQQYQQFLDASRSLPDFSELDLQGKVLPEGIGPGDIKAFQVLYREHCEAIVDVMVNLQFPLVETLWKTFWRYNLSQPSEAPPLAVHDEAEKRLPKASLVLLSKFEPVLQWTKHCDNVLYQGLVEILIPDVLRPIPSALTQAIRNFAKSLESWLTHAMVNIPEEMLRVKVAAAGAFAQTLRRYTSLNHLAQAARAVLQNTAQINQMLSDLNRVDFANVQEQASWVCRCEDRVVQRLEQDFKVTLQQQNSLEQWAAWLDGVVSQVLKPYQGSTGFPKAAKLFLLKWSFYSSMVIRDLTLRSAASFGSFHLIRLLYDEYMYYLIEHRVAQAKGETPIAVMGEFANLATSLNPLDPDKDEEEEEEEESEDELPQDISLTAGGESPALGPEALEPPAKLARTDARGLFVQALPSS, from the exons CGGCTACTGGTCCAGACAAGTGTGCAGGCCAAGCCGGGCCATGTGTCACCCCTCCAGCTCACCAACATCCCGGTGCCCCAGCAG GCTCTCCCCACGCAGCGTCTGGTAGTGCAGAGCACAGCCCCGGGCGGCAAGGGTGGCCAGGTCTCCCTGACGGTGCACGGCACCCAGCAAGTGCACTCACCCCCTGAG CGGTCACCGGTGCAGGCCAACAGCTCCTCCAGCAAGACGGCCGGGGCCCCCACGGGCACAGTGCCACAGCAGCTGCAAGTCCATGGTGTCCAGCAGAGTGTCCCCGTCACCCAAGAG AGGTCGGTGGTTCAGGCCACTCCACAGGTGCCCAAAGCTGGCCCCGTGCAGCAGCTCACGGTGCAAGGACTCCAGCCGGTCCATGTGGCTCAAGAG GTGCAGCAGCTCCAGCAGGTGCCCGTCCCACACGTGTACCCCAGCCAAGTGCAGTACGTGGAGGGTGGCGATGCCAGCTACACGGCGAGTGCCAT CCGCTCCAGCACCTACTCCTACCCTGAGACGCCTCTGTACCCACAGACGGCAGGCACCAGCTACTATGAGGCCGCGGGCACGGCTGCCCAGGTCAGCACCCCCGCCACTTCCCAGGCGGTGGCCAGCAGCGGCTCTGTGCCCATGTACGTGTCTGGCAGCCAGGTCGTCGCCAGCTCCACCAGCAGTGGAAGTGgagccagcagcagcagtggtggcagcagcggcggcggcagcggcagtggcggcggcggcggtgggggcggcgggggtgggggcggcggcggcggcggaggcggtGGAGCAGGCACCTACGTGATCCAAGGTGGCTACATGCTGGGCGGTGCCAGTCAGTCCTACTCGCACACCACCCGTGCCTCACCAGCCACC GTCCAGTGGCTCCTGGACAACTATGAGACGGCCGAGGGCGTGAGCCTGCCGCGGAGCACCCTGTACTGCCACTACCTGCTGCACTGCCAGGAACAGAAGCTGGAGCCTGTCAACGCCGCCTCCTTCGGCAAGCTCATCCGCTCCGTCTTCATGGGCTTGCGCACCCGCCGGCTGGGCACCAG ggGCAACTCCAAGTACCACTACTATGGCCTGCGCATCAAGGCCAGCTCGCCCCTGCTGCGGCTGATGGAGGACCAGCAGCACATGGCCATGCGGGGCCAACCCTTCTCCCAAAAACAGAG gctgaAACCCATCCAGAAGATGGAGGGCATGACCAACGGTGTGGCCGTGGGGCCACAGCAGGCCACTGGACTCTCAGACATCAGCTCCCAGGTCCAGCAGTACCAGCAGTTTCTGG ATGCCTCAAGAAGCCTCCCTGACTTCTCAGAGCTTGATCTCCAGGGCAAAGTGCTGCCCGAGGGCATCGGACCTGGGGACATCAAGGCCTTCCAGGTCCTATACCGGGAACACTGTGAG GCCATCGTCGATGTCATGGTGAACCTGCAGTTCCCACTGGTGGAAACGCTCTGGAAAACCTTCTGGAGGTACAACCTGAGCCAGCCCAGCGAGGCGCCGCCGCTGGCTGT GCACGATGAGGCTGAGAAGCGGCTGCCCAAGGCCAGCCTGGTGCTCCTCTCCAAGTTCGAGCCCGTGCTGCAGTGGACCAAGCACTGTGACAACGTGCTGTACCAGGGCCTGGTGGAGATCCTCATCCCCGATGTGCTGCGGCCCATCCCCA GTGCCTTGACCCAAGCGATCCGGAACTTTGCCAAGAGCCTGGAGAGTTGGCTCACCCACGCCATGGTGAACATCCCCGAGGAGATGCTGCGGGTGAAG GTGGCAGCGGCCGGCGCCTTCGCGCAGACCCTGCGTCGCTACACGTCGCTCAACCACTTGGCACAGGCGGCGCGCGCTGTGCTGCAGAACACTGCGCAGATCAACCAGATGCTGAGCGATCTCAACCGCGTGGACTTCGCCAATGTGCAG GAGCAGGCCTCGTGGGTGTGCCGCTGCGAGGACCGAGTGGTGCAGCGGCTGGAGCAGGACTTCAAAGTGACGCTGCAGCAGCAGAACTCACTGGAGCAGTGGGCGGCCTGGCTGGACGGCGTCGTGAGCCAGGTGCTCAAGCCCTACCAGGGCAGCACCGGCTTCCCCAAGGCCGCCAAGCTCTTCCTCCTCAAGTGGTCGTTCTACAG CTCCATGGTGATCCGGGACCTGACCCTGCGCAGCGCAGCCAGCTTCGGCTCCTTCCATCTCATCAGACTGCTCTACGATGAGTACATGTACTACCTGATCGAGCACCGTGTGGCCCAGGCTAAGGGCGAGACCCCCATCGCCGTCATGGGCGAG TTCGCCAATCTGGCCACCTCTCTGAACCCCCTGGACCCGGACAAAG acgaggaggaggaggaagaagaggagagcgAGGATGAGCTGCCGCAGGACATCTCGCTCACGGCCGGCGGCGAGTCGCCCGCGCTGGGCCCTGAGGCTCTGGAGCCACCAGCCAAGCTGGCGCGGACAGACGCGCGCGGCCTCTTCGTGCAGGCGCTGCCCTCCAGCTAA